Proteins co-encoded in one Bremerella sp. TYQ1 genomic window:
- a CDS encoding protocatechuate 3,4-dioxygenase, which translates to MGLMGTAFFTTPGLFAEELLNPTPFLTEGPFYPDKLPLDQDNDLIIIKDSTTPAVGQITHLTGRILDNSGSPMKDATIEIWQCDANAVYLHTRDSSKKQDQQDRNFQGFGRFTTGSKGEYRFRTIKPVPYPGRPAPHIHIKVKHGEKELLTTQLMIRGFEGNKRDGVFSHVRDPKQRELLVTDFKPIPDSKMNEFAASFDIVLGATPDERDMRRPGPPPGGRGPGGRPPGPPSRNS; encoded by the coding sequence ATGGGGCTGATGGGAACGGCGTTTTTTACCACGCCGGGGCTGTTCGCCGAGGAACTGTTAAATCCAACTCCGTTTCTCACTGAAGGGCCGTTCTACCCCGATAAATTGCCCCTGGATCAAGATAACGACCTGATCATCATCAAAGACAGCACGACGCCAGCGGTCGGTCAGATTACCCATTTGACGGGTCGTATCCTCGACAATAGTGGCAGTCCGATGAAAGACGCCACCATCGAGATCTGGCAGTGCGATGCTAACGCGGTTTATTTGCACACCCGAGACAGCAGCAAAAAACAAGATCAACAAGATCGAAACTTTCAAGGCTTCGGTCGGTTTACCACCGGGAGCAAAGGAGAATACCGCTTCCGCACGATCAAGCCGGTCCCTTACCCTGGTCGCCCTGCCCCGCACATTCACATCAAAGTGAAGCATGGGGAAAAGGAACTACTGACAACTCAGTTGATGATTCGGGGTTTTGAAGGCAACAAGCGTGACGGAGTTTTCTCCCATGTTCGTGACCCGAAACAGCGTGAGCTGCTGGTCACCGACTTCAAGCCAATTCCTGACTCGAAGATGAACGAGTTCGCGGCATCGTTCGATATTGTCCTCGGTGCGACTCCTGACGAACGCGATATGCGTCGGCCTGGACCGCCACCGGGAGGACGCGGCCCTGGCGGACGACCTCCGGGACCACCGTCGCGAAATTCGTAA
- a CDS encoding EF-hand domain-containing protein — MKNVWKTSLVMLSLMFVGVAMTSANAQDRERGPRGPRDGERREGDRGPREFNPEQMIERLMNAMDKDDDGKITKEEAGEGRGAAMIERADADKDGVVTKEELTKAFSRRGGDRPGPQRDGERGNRGPRDGDRPEMRRGEGDRPGPPRDGERGPRGPRDGERREGDRGPRDGDRPGPRPEGRPEFGAMMGPGMMPGFVMERLELSEEQRREVRALQEEMQKKFMSILTEEQRETMKEMRERRPGGDRPEGRPQFRGPRDGDRPEGPRGPRGGERGPRGGDRERGEKDNDDA; from the coding sequence ATGAAGAATGTTTGGAAAACATCCCTGGTTATGCTTTCGCTGATGTTTGTCGGCGTAGCGATGACTTCAGCGAATGCCCAAGATCGCGAACGTGGCCCGCGCGGACCTCGTGACGGGGAACGACGCGAAGGCGATCGTGGTCCTCGCGAGTTCAATCCAGAGCAAATGATCGAGCGTTTGATGAACGCGATGGATAAAGACGACGACGGCAAGATCACCAAAGAAGAAGCCGGCGAAGGTCGCGGTGCGGCAATGATCGAACGTGCCGATGCCGACAAAGATGGCGTTGTCACCAAGGAAGAATTGACGAAAGCTTTCAGCCGTCGTGGCGGGGATCGCCCTGGTCCACAGCGAGACGGCGAACGTGGCAATCGAGGCCCACGCGATGGTGATCGTCCGGAAATGCGTCGTGGTGAAGGCGACCGACCAGGCCCTCCACGCGATGGCGAACGTGGCCCCCGCGGTCCTCGTGATGGGGAACGTCGCGAAGGTGACCGTGGTCCGCGTGATGGCGATCGCCCTGGTCCACGTCCTGAAGGTCGTCCTGAATTTGGTGCCATGATGGGCCCTGGTATGATGCCAGGCTTCGTGATGGAACGTCTTGAACTCTCAGAAGAGCAACGCCGCGAAGTTCGCGCTTTGCAAGAAGAGATGCAGAAGAAGTTCATGTCGATTCTGACCGAAGAACAACGCGAAACGATGAAAGAAATGCGAGAACGACGCCCCGGTGGCGATCGTCCTGAAGGCCGACCACAGTTCCGCGGTCCTCGTGACGGAGATCGCCCAGAAGGTCCTCGCGGCCCTCGCGGTGGAGAACGTGGTCCACGTGGCGGCGATCGTGAACGTGGCGAAAAAGACAATGACGATGCGTAA
- a CDS encoding DUF1559 domain-containing protein, with product MSMNRTISVPKIRERGFTLVELLVVIAIIGVLIALLLPAVQQAREAARRMSCTNNMKQLALSFHNYHDTFQKFPMATNCNINAADPGHSSNRRVSFFHLIMPFIEQTAYYDQIMPRVENNEFPGGWPTNLRNVVFDAFVCPSEPLGDKVDQQGFHGTYLVCNGSSHTGSGAHVSDGMFYPRNNTSFADVTDGTSNTAMLGEIRLQVDHASASGTGNVVCGGTHDLRGRYHNPYHGNIYFTTLRAPNTDVGDRLQYCNGTPTAPCRECTSSNMETHIRSYHPVGGHIALADGSIRFIPETVNQTVFQAIGSRNGGEVVELP from the coding sequence ATGTCTATGAACCGAACAATCTCGGTCCCCAAGATCCGCGAGCGAGGATTTACGCTGGTGGAACTCTTAGTGGTCATCGCAATTATTGGCGTGCTGATCGCTCTGCTTTTGCCGGCCGTTCAACAAGCGCGAGAAGCCGCTCGACGGATGTCATGCACCAACAACATGAAGCAGTTGGCTCTTTCGTTCCATAACTATCACGACACGTTTCAGAAGTTCCCCATGGCGACGAACTGCAACATCAACGCCGCCGATCCTGGGCATTCGTCGAATCGACGTGTTTCATTCTTTCACTTGATCATGCCGTTTATCGAGCAAACCGCGTACTACGATCAGATCATGCCGCGCGTGGAGAACAACGAGTTTCCCGGCGGCTGGCCGACAAATCTTCGAAACGTGGTCTTCGATGCGTTTGTCTGCCCTTCGGAACCACTGGGGGACAAAGTCGATCAGCAAGGGTTCCACGGAACGTACTTGGTATGCAACGGATCAAGCCATACCGGTAGTGGAGCTCATGTGAGCGATGGGATGTTCTATCCGCGGAACAACACGAGCTTCGCGGATGTTACCGACGGGACTTCCAACACGGCCATGCTTGGCGAAATTCGACTTCAAGTCGATCACGCATCCGCTTCGGGTACAGGCAACGTTGTTTGTGGAGGAACACACGACTTACGTGGTCGATATCACAACCCCTACCACGGCAACATTTACTTCACCACGCTCCGTGCACCCAACACCGATGTCGGCGACCGCCTGCAGTATTGCAACGGAACACCCACCGCTCCGTGCCGAGAATGTACGAGCTCGAACATGGAAACGCATATTCGCAGCTATCACCCCGTCGGCGGACACATTGCACTAGCGGACGGTTCGATTCGATTCATTCCTGAAACAGTCAATCAAACCGTGTTTCAAGCCATTGGTTCGCGGAACGGCGGGGAAGTGGTGGAACTTCCATAA
- a CDS encoding DUF2569 domain-containing protein encodes MDPYKSPAEQNVDSYQSDKTERKDLDGLGGWLILVGIGVVLSPIRLAILMLMTYPGIFLSDTWASLTTPGSEFYSPYWAPILIGEIVVNGLQFVACLYLMYLYFGKKKAFPAVYIGLTLFVLAFIVVDANVVKLVLPDEPIFDEDTIKELTRSAVSALIWIPYMLVSERVKATFTR; translated from the coding sequence ATGGATCCTTACAAATCGCCAGCAGAACAAAATGTTGACAGTTACCAGTCAGACAAAACCGAACGGAAAGATCTAGACGGTCTCGGGGGTTGGCTGATCTTAGTTGGGATTGGTGTCGTTCTTTCGCCCATTCGTTTGGCCATCTTGATGCTGATGACGTATCCCGGGATTTTCCTCAGCGATACGTGGGCCAGTCTGACAACGCCTGGCAGCGAATTCTACAGCCCTTACTGGGCTCCGATTTTGATTGGCGAGATTGTCGTTAACGGCTTGCAGTTCGTAGCGTGCTTGTACTTGATGTATCTCTACTTCGGTAAGAAGAAGGCATTTCCGGCCGTGTACATTGGCCTGACTCTGTTTGTGCTTGCGTTTATCGTGGTCGACGCGAATGTCGTGAAGTTGGTTCTGCCGGACGAACCCATCTTCGACGAAGACACTATCAAAGAATTGACCCGAAGCGCCGTATCCGCGTTGATCTGGATCCCCTACATGCTGGTTTCCGAACGCGTGAAAGCGACATTTACTCGTTAG